A single genomic interval of Deltaproteobacteria bacterium harbors:
- a CDS encoding cyclase family protein: MSRILLSRRSFLSLSQLKYWTDYPGMGRAGTIWLADQGIKVVGTDAPGWDRPFRYQAEDFKKTGDRSLIWEGHFAGIEREYFQMEKLANLDQLPSYGFKVSCFPIKILNAGAAWVRPVAIIKE; this comes from the coding sequence TTGAGTCGTATCTTGCTATCCCGCCGATCGTTCCTCAGTTTGAGCCAATTGAAATACTGGACAGATTACCCCGGGATGGGTCGCGCTGGCACAATATGGCTTGCTGATCAGGGTATAAAAGTCGTTGGGACCGATGCGCCCGGTTGGGATCGGCCATTCAGGTATCAGGCCGAGGATTTCAAGAAGACTGGTGATAGGAGTTTGATCTGGGAGGGCCATTTTGCCGGGATTGAGAGAGAATACTTTCAGATGGAAAAGCTGGCGAATCTGGACCAGCTCCCTTCATACGGCTTTAAAGTATCCTGTTTTCCCATAAAGATCCTGAATGCAGGGGCAGCCTGGGTCAGGCCGGTAGCGATTATTAAGGAATAG
- a CDS encoding rhodanese-like domain-containing protein, which translates to MKVKWFSTPALLVCLVVILGFAVPAAAQGAPKITKEQLKEMLDNPEVIVIDVRLEILWKASKFKIKGAVREKSGKAEKWAGKYDKTKTYVLYCA; encoded by the coding sequence ATGAAAGTTAAATGGTTTTCGACTCCGGCTCTGTTGGTGTGCCTGGTTGTTATTCTTGGCTTTGCAGTGCCCGCAGCGGCCCAAGGCGCGCCTAAGATAACCAAAGAACAGCTCAAAGAGATGCTGGATAATCCCGAGGTGATTGTCATTGACGTCCGTCTTGAGATTCTCTGGAAAGCCAGCAAATTTAAAATTAAAGGCGCTGTGAGGGAGAAAAGTGGAAAAGCGGAGAAATGGGCCGGTAAATATGACAAGACAAAAACCTATGTCTTGTATTGCGCCTGA